A single region of the Lates calcarifer isolate ASB-BC8 linkage group LG3, TLL_Latcal_v3, whole genome shotgun sequence genome encodes:
- the LOC108892114 gene encoding major histocompatibility complex class I-related gene protein isoform X2, translating to MSADPQLFPPRCSPSFSPGAGEGFGGVEPPSLPPLSEMETLRMFVNERLTAAVDDILELFGSVARYREQIDRQIDRQLDGLRSEEGRRSRAAVIHSLKHVYLASSEVQNFPDFVAVVFVDGIQTDHYDSNTKSTVPTQVWMNRVTADDPEYWKRQTLYWEGQEQIGRVNIETLKGRFNQTGGIHVIQVLNGCEWDDETGDVSGFGLISYDGEDILILDMKAQRWIATKAELLRTQHKWNNDKSWIEFMEHRLTQECPVRLKNSLDYGKSFVQRTDLPSVSLLQKTPVSPVTCHATGFYPDRAMMFWSRDGEELHEHVDHSEILHNHDSTFQMSVDLDLSLVKPEDWPRHECVFQLSGVKDDIITKLDPAIIKTNWVEKPSVTALPITLPAAAAVAIILVATGIIVYKKKKAMNPSDSPDNSTELSEKLNPPDSMQTS from the exons GACCCTGCGGATGTTCGTGAACGAGCGGCTGACGGCGGCGGTGGACGACATCCTGGAGCTGTTCGGGAGCGTAGCCCGGTACCGGGAGCAGATAGACCGGCAGATAGACCGGCAGCTGGACGGCCTGAGGTCCGAGGAGGGCAGGCGGAGCCGGGCAGCAG TGATACACTCCCTGAAGCATGTCTACCTTGCTTCCTCTGAGGTCCAAAACTTCCCCGACTTTGtggctgttgtgtttgttgatgGAATTCAAACAGATCACTATGACAGCAACACCAAGAGCACAGTACCCACACAGGTCTGGATGAACCGAGTCACAGCAGATGATCCAGAGTACTGGAAAAGGCAAACTTTGTACTGGGAAGGTCAAGAGCAGATAGGAAGAGTCAACATTGAGACTTTAAAAGGGCGCTTTAACCAGACTGGAG GCATCCATGTAATCCAGGTGTTGAATGGCTGTGAGTGGGATGATGAGACTGGAGATGTCAGTGGCTTTGGTCTGATTAGTTACGATGGAGAAGACATCTTAATACTGGACATGAAGGCACAGAGGTGGATTGCTACAAAAGCAGAGCTTCTAAGAACTCAACATAAGTGGAATAATGACAAAAGTTGGATAGAGTTCATGGAGCACCGTTTGACTCAGGAGTGCCCTGTGAGGCTGAAGAACAGTTTGGATTACGGGAAGAGCTTTGTGCAGAGAACAG ACCTTCCatcagtgtctctcctccagaagaCTCCCGTGTCTCCAGTGACATGCCATGCCACAGGTTTCTACCCCGACAGAGCCATGATGTTTtggagcagagatggagaggagcttcACGAGCATGTGGACCACAGTGAGATCCTCCACAACCATGACAGCACTTTCCAGATGAGCGTGGATCTCGATCTTTCGCTGGTCAAACCTGAGGACTGGCCACGTCACgagtgtgtttttcagctgtctGGAGTTAAGGATGACATTATCACCAAGCTGGACCCAGCTATAATCAAGACTAACTGGG TTGAGAAACCCAGTGTCACAGCACTCCCCATCACTTTGCCTGCAGCGGCTGCAGTGGCTATCATCCTTGTGGCCACAGGAATCAttgtttacaaaaagaaaaaag ccaTGAACCCTTCAGACT CTCCTGACAACAGCACTGAGCTTTCTGAGAAACTGAATCCACCTGATTCCATGCAAACCTCTTAG
- the LOC108892114 gene encoding major histocompatibility complex class I-related gene protein isoform X3: MFFLFTSCQIAMRKLFMLLFSCHVASPVIHSLKHVYLASSEVQNFPDFVAVVFVDGIQTDHYDSNTKSTVPTQVWMNRVTADDPEYWKRQTLYWEGQEQIGRVNIETLKGRFNQTGGIHVIQVLNGCEWDDETGDVSGFGLISYDGEDILILDMKAQRWIATKAELLRTQHKWNNDKSWIEFMEHRLTQECPVRLKNSLDYGKSFVQRTDLPSVSLLQKTPVSPVTCHATGFYPDRAMMFWSRDGEELHEHVDHSEILHNHDSTFQMSVDLDLSLVKPEDWPRHECVFQLSGVKDDIITKLDPAIIKTNWVEKPSVTALPITLPAAAAVAIILVATGIIVYKKKKGTYVSTVCGDTCFSMGPAMNPSDSPDNSTELSEKLNPPDSMQTS, from the exons atgtttttcttgtttaccAGTTGTCAAATTGCGATGCGGAAACTGTTTATGCTtctgttttcatgtcatgttgcATCTCCAG TGATACACTCCCTGAAGCATGTCTACCTTGCTTCCTCTGAGGTCCAAAACTTCCCCGACTTTGtggctgttgtgtttgttgatgGAATTCAAACAGATCACTATGACAGCAACACCAAGAGCACAGTACCCACACAGGTCTGGATGAACCGAGTCACAGCAGATGATCCAGAGTACTGGAAAAGGCAAACTTTGTACTGGGAAGGTCAAGAGCAGATAGGAAGAGTCAACATTGAGACTTTAAAAGGGCGCTTTAACCAGACTGGAG GCATCCATGTAATCCAGGTGTTGAATGGCTGTGAGTGGGATGATGAGACTGGAGATGTCAGTGGCTTTGGTCTGATTAGTTACGATGGAGAAGACATCTTAATACTGGACATGAAGGCACAGAGGTGGATTGCTACAAAAGCAGAGCTTCTAAGAACTCAACATAAGTGGAATAATGACAAAAGTTGGATAGAGTTCATGGAGCACCGTTTGACTCAGGAGTGCCCTGTGAGGCTGAAGAACAGTTTGGATTACGGGAAGAGCTTTGTGCAGAGAACAG ACCTTCCatcagtgtctctcctccagaagaCTCCCGTGTCTCCAGTGACATGCCATGCCACAGGTTTCTACCCCGACAGAGCCATGATGTTTtggagcagagatggagaggagcttcACGAGCATGTGGACCACAGTGAGATCCTCCACAACCATGACAGCACTTTCCAGATGAGCGTGGATCTCGATCTTTCGCTGGTCAAACCTGAGGACTGGCCACGTCACgagtgtgtttttcagctgtctGGAGTTAAGGATGACATTATCACCAAGCTGGACCCAGCTATAATCAAGACTAACTGGG TTGAGAAACCCAGTGTCACAGCACTCCCCATCACTTTGCCTGCAGCGGCTGCAGTGGCTATCATCCTTGTGGCCACAGGAATCAttgtttacaaaaagaaaaaag GCACATATGTGTCCACTGTTTGTGGAGACACCTGTTTCTCCATGGGCCCAG ccaTGAACCCTTCAGACT CTCCTGACAACAGCACTGAGCTTTCTGAGAAACTGAATCCACCTGATTCCATGCAAACCTCTTAG
- the LOC108892114 gene encoding major histocompatibility complex class I-related gene protein isoform X1, giving the protein MSADPQLFPPRCSPSFSPGAGEGFGGVEPPSLPPLSEMETLRMFVNERLTAAVDDILELFGSVARYREQIDRQIDRQLDGLRSEEGRRSRAAVIHSLKHVYLASSEVQNFPDFVAVVFVDGIQTDHYDSNTKSTVPTQVWMNRVTADDPEYWKRQTLYWEGQEQIGRVNIETLKGRFNQTGGIHVIQVLNGCEWDDETGDVSGFGLISYDGEDILILDMKAQRWIATKAELLRTQHKWNNDKSWIEFMEHRLTQECPVRLKNSLDYGKSFVQRTDLPSVSLLQKTPVSPVTCHATGFYPDRAMMFWSRDGEELHEHVDHSEILHNHDSTFQMSVDLDLSLVKPEDWPRHECVFQLSGVKDDIITKLDPAIIKTNWVEKPSVTALPITLPAAAAVAIILVATGIIVYKKKKGTYVSTVCGDTCFSMGPAMNPSDSPDNSTELSEKLNPPDSMQTS; this is encoded by the exons GACCCTGCGGATGTTCGTGAACGAGCGGCTGACGGCGGCGGTGGACGACATCCTGGAGCTGTTCGGGAGCGTAGCCCGGTACCGGGAGCAGATAGACCGGCAGATAGACCGGCAGCTGGACGGCCTGAGGTCCGAGGAGGGCAGGCGGAGCCGGGCAGCAG TGATACACTCCCTGAAGCATGTCTACCTTGCTTCCTCTGAGGTCCAAAACTTCCCCGACTTTGtggctgttgtgtttgttgatgGAATTCAAACAGATCACTATGACAGCAACACCAAGAGCACAGTACCCACACAGGTCTGGATGAACCGAGTCACAGCAGATGATCCAGAGTACTGGAAAAGGCAAACTTTGTACTGGGAAGGTCAAGAGCAGATAGGAAGAGTCAACATTGAGACTTTAAAAGGGCGCTTTAACCAGACTGGAG GCATCCATGTAATCCAGGTGTTGAATGGCTGTGAGTGGGATGATGAGACTGGAGATGTCAGTGGCTTTGGTCTGATTAGTTACGATGGAGAAGACATCTTAATACTGGACATGAAGGCACAGAGGTGGATTGCTACAAAAGCAGAGCTTCTAAGAACTCAACATAAGTGGAATAATGACAAAAGTTGGATAGAGTTCATGGAGCACCGTTTGACTCAGGAGTGCCCTGTGAGGCTGAAGAACAGTTTGGATTACGGGAAGAGCTTTGTGCAGAGAACAG ACCTTCCatcagtgtctctcctccagaagaCTCCCGTGTCTCCAGTGACATGCCATGCCACAGGTTTCTACCCCGACAGAGCCATGATGTTTtggagcagagatggagaggagcttcACGAGCATGTGGACCACAGTGAGATCCTCCACAACCATGACAGCACTTTCCAGATGAGCGTGGATCTCGATCTTTCGCTGGTCAAACCTGAGGACTGGCCACGTCACgagtgtgtttttcagctgtctGGAGTTAAGGATGACATTATCACCAAGCTGGACCCAGCTATAATCAAGACTAACTGGG TTGAGAAACCCAGTGTCACAGCACTCCCCATCACTTTGCCTGCAGCGGCTGCAGTGGCTATCATCCTTGTGGCCACAGGAATCAttgtttacaaaaagaaaaaag GCACATATGTGTCCACTGTTTGTGGAGACACCTGTTTCTCCATGGGCCCAG ccaTGAACCCTTCAGACT CTCCTGACAACAGCACTGAGCTTTCTGAGAAACTGAATCCACCTGATTCCATGCAAACCTCTTAG